In a genomic window of Holophagales bacterium:
- a CDS encoding PilZ domain-containing protein: MVSERRRSPRVRAPEGAEGVIRSTIQVQVEDLSRTGARFQLTGAVRPGSTYAFHADLGGFDLSVSIRITRCKAGPVPKAGGTGQVLVYQAGAEFLWERPGDEERLATWLDRRGPKSAQIQANLQG, from the coding sequence GTGGTTTCGGAAAGACGACGCTCTCCCAGAGTCCGGGCTCCGGAAGGTGCCGAAGGCGTCATCCGGTCGACGATCCAGGTTCAGGTGGAGGACCTGTCCCGGACCGGCGCCCGCTTCCAGCTCACGGGCGCGGTGCGTCCCGGGTCGACCTACGCGTTCCACGCCGACCTCGGGGGCTTCGACCTCAGCGTTTCGATCCGGATCACCCGGTGCAAGGCCGGGCCCGTCCCGAAGGCGGGCGGAACCGGGCAGGTCCTCGTCTACCAGGCGGGCGCCGAGTTCCTGTGGGAAAGGCCGGGAGACGAAGAGCGGCTCGCCACATGGCTCGACAGGCGCGGGCCGAAGTCCGCGCAGATCCAGGCGAATCTGCAGGGCTGA